In Syntrophorhabdaceae bacterium, the following proteins share a genomic window:
- a CDS encoding STAS domain-containing protein — MEINARQEKNTTVIAVQGRIDAVTAPEFENYLSNLISKGDRNFIVNLSALEYISSAGLRSILATAKRLKAEQGDIRFSGLQGPVEEVFKISGFYSIFKIFDSDASALDNV, encoded by the coding sequence ATGGAGATAAACGCCCGGCAAGAAAAGAACACAACGGTTATTGCAGTTCAGGGAAGGATAGACGCCGTTACTGCCCCTGAATTCGAAAACTACCTCTCAAACCTTATATCGAAGGGTGATCGTAATTTTATCGTCAACCTCAGCGCGCTGGAATATATCAGCAGCGCCGGTCTTCGGAGTATCCTTGCCACAGCGAAAAGATTAAAAGCTGAACAGGGCGATATAAGATTTTCGGGACTCCAGGGTCCCGTTGAAGAAGTCTTTAAGATATCCGGTTTTTATTCAATCTTTAAGATATTCGATTCGGATGCGTCAGCCCTGGATAAC